In the genome of Bradyrhizobium arachidis, one region contains:
- a CDS encoding response regulator → MAKTVLIVEDNELNMKLFRDLLEAHGYQTSGTSNGYEALDLVRKIRPDLVLMDIQLPQVSGLEVTRWIKDDPELRAIPVVAVTAFAMKGDEERIREGGCEAYLSKPISVGKFIETVRRFIG, encoded by the coding sequence ATGGCTAAGACCGTCCTGATCGTGGAAGACAACGAGCTCAACATGAAGCTCTTCCGCGACCTGTTGGAGGCGCACGGCTACCAGACCTCCGGCACCAGCAACGGCTACGAGGCGCTCGACCTCGTGCGCAAGATCCGGCCCGACCTCGTGCTGATGGATATCCAACTGCCGCAGGTCTCCGGCCTCGAGGTGACGCGCTGGATCAAGGACGATCCGGAGCTGCGTGCCATTCCCGTCGTCGCGGTCACGGCGTTCGCGATGAAGGGCGACGAAGAGCGCATCCGCGAGGGCGGCTGCGAAGCCTATTTGTCCAAGCCGATCTCGGTCGGCAAATTCATTGAGACGGTCCGGCGTTTTATCGGATAG
- a CDS encoding DUF3572 domain-containing protein: protein MKKPVHNPREVAEIVAIQALSFVASEPERLGLFLAETGVGPETLRNAASDPNFLLSVLDFVLRDDDTVKAFAKASELHPTNVAAARQVLGEALGDPNWERDVP, encoded by the coding sequence TTGAAAAAGCCTGTTCACAACCCCCGCGAAGTTGCTGAAATCGTTGCGATTCAGGCGCTATCCTTCGTCGCCAGCGAGCCCGAGCGGCTGGGCCTGTTCCTGGCCGAGACAGGGGTCGGTCCGGAGACCCTGCGCAATGCCGCCTCGGACCCCAATTTCCTCCTCAGCGTGCTCGATTTCGTGCTGCGCGATGACGACACCGTGAAGGCCTTCGCCAAGGCCTCGGAACTGCACCCGACCAACGTCGCCGCGGCACGGCAGGTCCTTGGCGAGGCGCTCGGCGACCCCAATTGGGAGCGCGACGTGCCGTGA